One genomic window of Paenibacillus xylanilyticus includes the following:
- a CDS encoding S8 family serine peptidase — translation MNKRLISMLLSVLMIFSIIMPAAGAAPAEVQLDRNLPSKAEAQQWREILDQREEKLAAEPFLDQRLEGLGGEKTRVIVELSNKPVAVAQGESTLSGKSFTSSMETNAVTKVEQQQQSFVHSLTQNKINHEVLEKYAYALNGVAIEVNGSQMGQLLRIPGVVSVYPDLEIALTPENDEVNPYMKDTAPFIGAPEVWDLGYKGNGIKVGVIDTGIDYEHPNLTEGYKGGWDFVDNDEDPYEATREEWKVSGEPEFNERGSSYYTSHGTHVAGTIAAREAGDYGVIGIAPEAEIYAYRVLGPYGSGQTAWVLGGIDRSVKDGMDIINLSLGNLANDPSYITSVALNNAMLSGVTAVVASGNEGPNRYTLGSPGASAMAITVGNSTGPSQMITADTHFWIGEEGEGTLPEELPAPEVEQSPELGVAPGAEAPENPEQDIPASTPDAEEPTVEKPESAGEDTLPQGEQAETTLETEQNTTTPSTEEVAPAEEEEVAAPTETDTTPLTVTESVYRLDVMGWNLAEDPETVLNGQYDLVYAGLGKPTDFEGKDMNGKVAFIQRGELAFVDKIANAKAAGAIAVIVYNNIPGPIGVSLGDDFEFIPTLSMSKEDGEAIKAQLDAGQDVEVSFSDFVKDMTEGDEMNSSSSRGPAKVTLDIKPDIVAPGTSILSTIPAYGKDEPGANYDQAYGRKSGTSMATPHVAGLIALLIEKHPDWTPFDIKVALMNNAKVLNTENYDVFDQGAGRIQATETIDPETFVKVMDVTKYTENGVAVEKENITGSVNFGNFLSTDEKTVSKTLKVQSLKGAGGEYSVSVNPTRTINDVSVSVDKTSFELNGEEEVTVTITVPKGVTTVGEAQGYLQFSHGAKTYSLPYVAHFNVTEAGVKYIETKYGNETNPFHYPLKADGTLDTLNVAMEFHNPMNFALIEIFDGLNPDGGFYQDGYIGSIFGNYYNFNANTRYNLAWTGNYLDYETEEATKIPDGLYTVDITALGTDGKTYVEDTPPFLVKTEAPVVTAPEKLEFKNDESAVINGNVEDLYFVVAPALQEGWNIEFDPAASLEASYVVKEEDDSIVKEGDFEIQQDGSFGLALEDIESGEYVVELTVKDQQGLSGTANTLLSLESSEPEPETPATKAPGTPVLSHNNGHANGLLEGSYTVSMNLWWGENATSYKLYEDGVLIDTQKLTYNAPMAQFAQTKITGKTNGTYTYVAELTNDKGTTRSQTLTVRVTNASPGKAVLSQDNWDGDGNYKVTMNLWWGTNATEYRLYENDQLIDTQALNAATPYAQSAVSTISGRSSGTYKYRAELSNSAGTTSTETITVKVK, via the coding sequence TTGAATAAACGATTAATATCCATGCTATTAAGTGTCCTTATGATTTTTTCCATCATCATGCCTGCGGCTGGAGCCGCTCCAGCAGAAGTACAGCTTGACAGGAATTTGCCTTCCAAGGCTGAAGCCCAGCAGTGGAGAGAGATTCTCGACCAGCGGGAAGAGAAACTTGCCGCAGAACCTTTTTTGGATCAGAGGCTGGAAGGCCTAGGTGGAGAGAAAACAAGAGTAATCGTTGAACTCTCAAACAAACCCGTAGCTGTAGCGCAAGGTGAATCAACCCTCTCAGGAAAGTCATTTACCTCCTCTATGGAAACAAATGCTGTGACGAAGGTCGAACAACAACAACAGTCATTTGTACATAGCCTCACTCAGAACAAAATCAATCACGAAGTATTGGAAAAGTACGCATACGCCCTGAATGGTGTAGCCATTGAAGTGAATGGAAGCCAAATGGGACAGTTGCTTCGCATACCAGGTGTGGTCAGTGTGTATCCTGACCTTGAAATCGCGTTAACGCCAGAGAATGATGAAGTTAATCCCTATATGAAGGATACAGCTCCGTTTATCGGTGCCCCGGAAGTATGGGATTTGGGTTACAAAGGAAATGGTATCAAAGTCGGCGTTATTGATACAGGGATTGACTACGAGCACCCTAATCTGACAGAAGGTTATAAGGGTGGATGGGATTTTGTGGATAACGATGAAGATCCTTATGAAGCAACAAGAGAAGAGTGGAAGGTGTCTGGAGAGCCCGAGTTTAATGAAAGAGGCAGTTCCTACTATACATCCCACGGTACTCACGTTGCAGGAACGATTGCTGCTCGTGAAGCAGGAGATTATGGGGTTATTGGTATTGCTCCTGAAGCCGAAATCTATGCTTACCGCGTATTAGGGCCTTATGGCAGCGGACAAACCGCTTGGGTCTTGGGCGGAATTGATCGCTCGGTCAAAGACGGTATGGACATCATCAATCTCTCTCTGGGGAATTTAGCCAATGATCCAAGTTACATTACTTCGGTTGCCCTCAATAATGCCATGCTGTCAGGTGTGACTGCAGTGGTCGCAAGTGGTAATGAAGGCCCGAACCGTTACACCCTAGGTTCTCCGGGAGCATCGGCTATGGCAATCACGGTCGGTAACTCTACGGGCCCTAGTCAGATGATTACAGCCGACACACATTTTTGGATCGGTGAGGAAGGTGAAGGTACACTACCTGAAGAATTGCCTGCACCTGAGGTTGAGCAATCACCTGAACTGGGAGTAGCACCAGGAGCTGAAGCTCCAGAAAATCCAGAGCAAGACATTCCTGCTAGCACACCAGATGCAGAAGAGCCAACCGTTGAAAAGCCTGAATCGGCAGGCGAGGATACGCTGCCACAAGGAGAGCAAGCAGAGACTACATTGGAAACAGAACAAAATACAACTACTCCTAGTACGGAAGAAGTGGCACCTGCGGAAGAGGAGGAAGTCGCAGCACCAACTGAAACGGACACCACTCCACTAACCGTTACAGAATCAGTCTATCGCCTGGATGTGATGGGCTGGAATCTAGCGGAGGATCCGGAAACGGTATTGAATGGACAATACGATTTGGTGTACGCCGGCTTGGGCAAACCAACCGATTTTGAAGGAAAAGATATGAACGGCAAGGTTGCTTTCATTCAGCGCGGGGAGCTGGCTTTCGTTGATAAGATTGCCAATGCCAAAGCGGCTGGGGCGATTGCGGTTATTGTTTACAATAACATTCCTGGGCCAATTGGCGTTAGTTTGGGGGATGATTTTGAATTTATCCCTACCCTAAGCATGAGCAAGGAAGATGGAGAAGCTATCAAAGCTCAGCTCGATGCTGGTCAAGACGTTGAAGTCAGCTTCAGTGATTTCGTCAAAGACATGACAGAGGGAGATGAGATGAACTCATCAAGTTCCCGAGGACCAGCCAAGGTAACACTGGACATTAAACCTGACATTGTTGCACCAGGAACCAGCATCTTGTCAACCATTCCTGCGTATGGCAAGGATGAGCCGGGAGCAAATTACGATCAAGCGTATGGACGTAAATCAGGAACAAGCATGGCGACTCCGCATGTAGCCGGGCTGATTGCGTTGCTGATCGAAAAACATCCGGATTGGACCCCTTTTGATATCAAAGTTGCCCTTATGAACAATGCCAAAGTTCTGAATACAGAGAACTATGATGTGTTCGATCAAGGTGCTGGACGTATACAGGCAACGGAGACGATTGATCCTGAGACTTTCGTTAAAGTCATGGATGTGACGAAATATACTGAAAACGGCGTGGCAGTAGAAAAAGAAAACATTACAGGCAGTGTTAATTTCGGCAACTTTCTGAGTACAGACGAAAAAACGGTCAGCAAAACGCTCAAGGTTCAGTCATTAAAAGGGGCAGGCGGGGAATATTCTGTATCCGTTAATCCTACTCGCACCATTAATGATGTCTCGGTTTCCGTTGATAAGACGTCCTTTGAATTGAATGGAGAAGAAGAGGTAACGGTGACGATTACGGTTCCAAAAGGCGTGACTACTGTTGGAGAAGCCCAAGGGTATCTTCAGTTCAGTCATGGAGCGAAAACGTACAGCTTACCATACGTGGCTCACTTCAATGTTACAGAGGCCGGTGTTAAATACATTGAAACGAAGTATGGTAATGAAACGAATCCATTCCATTATCCTTTAAAAGCTGACGGCACACTGGATACGTTAAATGTAGCGATGGAGTTCCACAATCCAATGAACTTTGCACTTATAGAAATTTTTGATGGTCTTAACCCGGATGGTGGTTTTTATCAGGATGGGTACATTGGAAGTATCTTTGGAAATTACTACAATTTTAATGCCAATACCCGATATAACCTGGCTTGGACCGGAAATTACTTGGATTATGAAACAGAAGAAGCAACGAAAATACCGGATGGTTTGTACACCGTTGATATCACAGCTTTAGGTACAGACGGAAAAACCTATGTAGAAGATACTCCTCCATTTTTGGTGAAAACAGAAGCACCAGTGGTAACCGCTCCAGAAAAGCTGGAATTTAAAAACGATGAGTCTGCAGTTATTAATGGAAACGTGGAAGACTTGTACTTCGTTGTCGCTCCTGCGCTCCAAGAAGGGTGGAACATTGAGTTTGACCCTGCAGCATCCCTCGAAGCATCGTATGTTGTGAAAGAAGAGGATGATTCGATCGTTAAAGAGGGTGACTTTGAAATACAACAGGATGGTAGCTTTGGTCTTGCTTTAGAGGACATTGAATCCGGCGAATATGTCGTTGAACTGACGGTGAAGGACCAGCAGGGGCTTTCAGGTACAGCCAACACTTTGTTGAGCTTGGAATCTTCGGAGCCTGAACCGGAGACTCCGGCAACCAAAGCACCTGGCACTCCTGTACTTTCTCACAATAATGGACATGCTAATGGTCTGCTCGAAGGCTCCTATACCGTGAGCATGAACTTATGGTGGGGCGAAAATGCGACCAGCTATAAACTTTATGAAGACGGAGTATTGATTGACACGCAGAAGTTGACATACAATGCGCCTATGGCACAGTTTGCTCAGACGAAGATTACAGGAAAAACAAACGGGACTTATACGTATGTAGCTGAGCTAACGAATGACAAGGGAACAACACGAAGTCAAACGCTAACTGTGAGGGTTACCAATGCATCTCCTGGTAAGGCAGTGCTTTCTCAGGACAATTGGGATGGCGATGGTAATTATAAGGTCACCATGAACTTATGGTGGGGAACCAACGCTACGGAGTACCGCCTTTACGAAAATGATCAGTTAATTGATACCCAAGCACTCAATGCGGCTACACCTTATGCGCAAAGTGCGGTCAGTACAATTTCTGGACGATCTTCGGGCACGTATAAGTATCGTGCCGAGTTAAGTAACTCAGCTGGTACTACCAGTACCGAAACGATTACTGTAAAGGTCAAGTAA
- the asnB gene encoding asparagine synthase (glutamine-hydrolyzing) — protein MCGITGFIQWNRDLTQESELLLRMTDSLSNRGPDASGTWISNPCAFGHRRLSVMDPENGAQPMHALQGDTSYTVVYNGELYNAPELKKELLQRGHHFRTQCDTEVLLASYIEWGPACVDRFNGIFAFAIWDGGREQVFMARDRLGVKPLFYSNAKDALVFGSEPKSLLLHPDVEAAVGPEGLAEVFIVGPARTPGHGVYSSLNELKPAHALIFNRNGIRTYAYWKLESQPHEHDLDETAAEVRRLLQDTLERQLASDVPVCSLLSGGLDSSALSALAVDYYNRTGQGQVSTYSVDYVDNAKHFQAHSFQPGADGPWIQRMVDELKTDHHWIEIENGELVHALNQAMLVRDLPGMADVDSSLYLFCKEIKKGATVAISGEAADEVFGGYPWFHRDEMLNSGTFPWSVAPDMRAGLLSADIREWIRPLDYLADRYSDAVAEVPLLDGETGKAAQMRVMSYLNITRFMPTLLDRKDRMSMGAGLEVRVPYCDHRLIQYVFNIPWEMKITGGREKGILRKALEGVLPDDVLYRKKSPYPKTHNPEYLAAVKQQVLDILDDASSPILPLIDKAQIRKLASSPDASSNLPWFGQLMSGPQLFAYLTQINSWLRTYKVAIR, from the coding sequence ATGTGCGGTATAACCGGCTTCATACAGTGGAATCGGGATTTGACCCAGGAATCGGAACTGCTGCTCCGAATGACGGACAGTTTGTCGAACCGGGGGCCCGACGCTTCAGGTACATGGATCTCCAATCCTTGTGCATTTGGACATCGCCGGCTCAGCGTAATGGACCCGGAGAACGGGGCTCAGCCCATGCATGCGTTACAGGGAGACACCTCCTATACCGTCGTGTATAACGGAGAACTATACAATGCACCCGAATTGAAAAAAGAGCTGCTTCAACGGGGGCACCATTTCCGTACGCAATGTGATACGGAAGTTTTGCTCGCCTCTTATATCGAATGGGGACCGGCATGTGTAGACCGTTTTAATGGCATTTTTGCTTTTGCCATCTGGGATGGAGGACGCGAACAGGTCTTCATGGCACGTGACCGCCTTGGCGTCAAACCATTGTTTTACAGCAACGCAAAAGACGCTCTCGTGTTCGGCTCCGAACCCAAATCCCTTTTGCTTCACCCCGATGTCGAAGCTGCTGTGGGTCCCGAGGGCTTGGCAGAAGTATTTATCGTAGGTCCAGCCAGGACGCCTGGACACGGTGTCTATTCCTCGTTGAATGAACTCAAACCAGCACATGCGCTCATCTTCAACCGGAATGGAATACGAACCTACGCATACTGGAAGCTGGAAAGCCAGCCTCATGAGCATGATCTGGATGAGACTGCCGCCGAGGTACGGCGTCTGCTGCAGGATACGCTTGAGCGTCAGCTCGCTTCCGATGTTCCAGTCTGCTCCCTTCTGTCAGGGGGACTCGACTCCAGTGCTCTGTCTGCCCTGGCCGTAGACTATTACAACCGCACGGGTCAAGGTCAAGTCAGTACGTATTCTGTCGACTACGTGGATAATGCCAAGCACTTTCAGGCGCACTCGTTCCAGCCTGGTGCAGACGGCCCCTGGATCCAGCGTATGGTGGATGAACTGAAGACAGATCATCACTGGATCGAGATTGAGAATGGAGAGTTGGTTCATGCCTTGAATCAGGCCATGTTAGTTCGGGATTTGCCCGGGATGGCGGATGTGGATTCTTCTCTCTATTTGTTCTGTAAGGAAATCAAGAAAGGGGCTACCGTCGCCATCTCGGGGGAGGCAGCCGATGAAGTGTTTGGAGGGTATCCCTGGTTCCATCGGGACGAGATGCTGAATTCGGGAACGTTCCCTTGGTCGGTAGCACCTGACATGCGCGCAGGTTTATTATCTGCAGACATTCGGGAGTGGATCAGACCGCTGGACTATCTTGCCGACCGTTATTCGGATGCTGTGGCTGAGGTTCCTTTGCTGGATGGGGAGACCGGAAAGGCAGCACAAATGCGTGTCATGTCCTATTTGAACATCACCCGCTTCATGCCTACCCTGCTTGATCGGAAGGACCGGATGAGTATGGGGGCAGGGCTCGAGGTTCGAGTTCCTTACTGCGATCATCGCCTGATTCAATATGTATTTAACATTCCCTGGGAAATGAAAATAACGGGCGGCCGTGAGAAGGGAATCCTCAGAAAAGCGTTAGAGGGTGTATTGCCTGATGATGTTTTATATCGTAAAAAGAGTCCTTATCCCAAAACACATAATCCGGAATATTTGGCGGCCGTCAAGCAGCAGGTGCTGGATATCCTTGATGATGCATCTTCGCCAATTCTGCCTTTGATTGACAAGGCCCAGATTCGCAAGCTGGCATCTTCACCTGATGCTTCGTCTAATCTGCCCTGGTTTGGGCAGCTCATGTCCGGTCCACAGCTGTTTGCTTACTTGACACAGATTAATTCCTGGTTGCGCACATATAAGGTTGCCATTCGTTAA
- a CDS encoding class I SAM-dependent methyltransferase: MKSINQWQAEEYDHKLAFVSGYGKSLISWLQPKKGERILDLGCGTGDLTNEIAMSQAEVVGMDASPEMIQRAREKFPEITFVEGDGHRFEVSIPYDAIFSNAALHWMKSPELVVESIWNALKPGGRLVVEFGGKGNVQTIVTALETVLEQKTGIHAADRNPWYFPTIGEYSSLLEEKGFLVRQAYHYDRPTQLQDGEKGIEGWLAHFGGDYFAGLTKEQMEGICLETSKIVVPKLWKEDAVYADYKRLRVEAVKPHK, from the coding sequence ATGAAATCAATCAATCAATGGCAGGCAGAGGAGTACGATCACAAATTAGCCTTTGTATCGGGATACGGAAAAAGTTTAATTTCATGGCTTCAACCTAAGAAAGGCGAACGGATTCTCGATTTAGGCTGTGGGACGGGTGATTTGACAAACGAGATTGCCATGTCTCAAGCAGAGGTGGTTGGCATGGATGCCTCTCCGGAAATGATTCAGCGGGCGAGAGAGAAGTTCCCTGAAATCACATTCGTGGAAGGGGACGGACACCGATTCGAGGTGAGCATACCTTATGATGCAATCTTCTCCAACGCGGCATTGCACTGGATGAAGTCTCCTGAACTTGTCGTAGAAAGCATATGGAATGCACTAAAGCCTGGCGGACGCCTGGTCGTGGAGTTTGGAGGAAAGGGTAACGTTCAGACCATAGTAACTGCACTAGAGACAGTGCTCGAACAAAAAACAGGAATTCATGCTGCAGATCGCAATCCCTGGTACTTTCCGACAATCGGTGAGTACAGCTCCCTCTTGGAAGAGAAGGGATTCCTGGTCCGGCAGGCCTATCATTACGATCGCCCTACCCAGCTTCAAGATGGGGAAAAGGGTATTGAGGGCTGGTTAGCTCATTTTGGAGGGGACTATTTTGCTGGTCTAACCAAGGAACAAATGGAGGGTATTTGCCTTGAAACGAGTAAAATAGTAGTACCCAAGCTCTGGAAAGAAGATGCCGTCTATGCGGATTATAAGCGTTTGCGAGTGGAGGCGGTTAAACCTCATAAGTAA
- a CDS encoding DUF4870 domain-containing protein, with product MRQLLSALSYFSIFFAPFLFPIIIWIVARDNYIEGHAKRALFSHIFPFLAAIPLFYFFVTSQSIGGAIGYVILFFVIYGLSFIYNIVKGIQVLREYA from the coding sequence ATGAGACAGCTTTTGTCCGCCTTATCCTATTTCAGTATTTTCTTCGCTCCTTTTCTGTTCCCGATTATCATTTGGATTGTTGCGCGGGACAATTATATTGAGGGACATGCCAAACGGGCCTTGTTTTCACACATTTTCCCGTTTCTCGCTGCCATTCCCCTCTTTTATTTCTTCGTTACCTCCCAGAGCATCGGTGGCGCCATCGGGTATGTCATTCTGTTCTTTGTGATTTATGGATTAAGCTTTATTTACAATATCGTCAAAGGGATTCAAGTCCTTCGTGAGTATGCGTGA